The genomic stretch TCTTCGATACAGTCGAGTGCGGCTATCACGTCCTGTTCTTCTGCAAATTCTGAATTTTGTAATAATTCAGCGACATTTTTATATTGTTCTGCGATTTCGTAGAGTTTCATAAATTCTCCTTAGAATGGCAATTCCACATCATATTGTTCAATTAATTCCAGCAATTCGTCTTTAGTTATCATGCCGCACAACAACCAGTCGGCAAGTTCACGCAGTAATTCGTCTTTGGTTTTCATCAGTAATCCCTCATTATTCTCCGCCAATAATCACAATCTCGATCGCCCGCCTCAAATAGGGTGTCGTCGAAATCCTCTCCCTCTTCTTCGTTATTGAGTTGATTAAATTGGGCATGATAATCTTCATCACTGTCGAAGAAATGAGGCGGTAAAATTCTTGTCATTTTTTTCGGTCTCCTCAATCCTTAAATACACATTCAAAATCGGTAGCGATAAAGATTTTATTGGCGTTCCAGTGTCCGCCCAGTTGTTCGCAGCGGCTTTTTCGATGGTGACTTGGTCGTTAAAATCAAGATTGCCGGCAATACCGATAATGGTGATAATCAGCGCTATTCCGATGGTTTTTCGGTTCTCGATAAGCCATTTTAATGCGTTCATTTTTGTTTCCTTTTTAACCAATTTGCTGAATTTTGCGTGAAGAAAACCGCCACACGTTTTTCTTTGGAAAAGTGCGGTCGGTTTTGGTTTCGTTTTTAGAAGCCGCCTAATCGGCGTTTTGGTCTTAGAATGTCATTATCCCGTATCGTTGGGAGAACTCGGTTCCAATTTTCATTACCCCAGGTCTCAACGTGAAAGTCGGCGGTGAGCTTTTGGATGAGCGGTTGATGTCTGCGCAGCATTGAACCATATTCACTCACGATACCGTGCGCCCGTGCTGCAAATGTTGATTGAATGCTATCGAGTGCTGGAATGAGGTTGTTGGTAAATTCCACGCATTTGAACAGCGCAAACCATTCCCAAGCCATTGCTTGTAGTTCTTGCTCCGTGTGATCAAATGAGTATTTCTTTTCCGGCTCCGGTAGAGCAAGTTGTTGTGGTTGGCTTTCTTTATCAAGAATATCCAATACCCATTTGCGGAAGTCTTTGGCGACTTTGGTATGGCTTAGCATTGCGATTAAGTGAGTACCACGCAAGCTAAAGATACGAACCTTTTGTACACCGCCAGCAGTTTGCATATCGATAAGGGCGGTCATACTTGGGGTAAATTCGTCTTGGTAGCGATTAAATAATAGTGTAATACCTTGTATTGGATTTTTATAATCTAAAGCTCTACCAATTTCCGAAGCGTTAAACCAAATTTGATTGTTGTGGTTGATAACCGAAAGATTAGTTGTTTGAAAGGTTAAAGTTGTCATAATTAACTCCGCTCAAATAGTTTTAAAAACTCATCACGAGCAACGCCAATTACTGATGAACTGATCAAGGTTGGCGTACCGTAGAGCGGTGTCACGGCGGATCTTTCGACCCCCTCAATCAGCCCATCATTGACAACTTTTAAAGGGTTATTCAATTTGAATACACCTTTGAGTTAAAAGGAGATGATGATTATCATAACCTTTATTGGGCTAGATTTCGGCTATAAAAAAAGCCGCATTGTGCGACTATTATTTATTTCCGCACCACTCTAATTCGGGAACGCCAATTCCCGACTTTCGTTTGAAAGTGGGGGTAGTTTAATCCGAATTGGGGCGGTGTCAATTATTTCGTTAATGGCGTTGCCATTTTATCAATCACCGTTTCAATCGGCGTTGCATTGATTTCTTTTTCAAACACTTTTGTTGGCTTGTCGCCTAGATTATCAA from [Pasteurella] mairii encodes the following:
- a CDS encoding putative anti-repressor protein is translated as MTTLTFQTTNLSVINHNNQIWFNASEIGRALDYKNPIQGITLLFNRYQDEFTPSMTALIDMQTAGGVQKVRIFSLRGTHLIAMLSHTKVAKDFRKWVLDILDKESQPQQLALPEPEKKYSFDHTEQELQAMAWEWFALFKCVEFTNNLIPALDSIQSTFAARAHGIVSEYGSMLRRHQPLIQKLTADFHVETWGNENWNRVLPTIRDNDILRPKRRLGGF